One region of Azoarcus sp. CIB genomic DNA includes:
- a CDS encoding TIGR03862 family flavoprotein, translating to MSGTNERRIAVIGAGPAGLMAAEMLAERGCAVDVYDAMPSPGRKFLLAGIGGLNLTHSEPPETFVTRYRERQSELTPLLGRFGAAELRAWARKLGIETFVGSSGRVFPTEMKAAPLLRAWLHRLRQAGVRLHVRHRWLGWEGGDEDPTRSLRFATPEGECRIAADAVILALGGGSWAKLGSNGAWMPWLAQRGVELAPLRPANCGFDVGHLGGNAAPGWSAHLLDRFVGAPVKSVAARVTDAHGDTYERAGECMISATGIEGGLIYALSAPLRDTIEAAGSATLYLDLAPGRSLERLAGELARPRGSRSMVSHLQSKAGIEGVKAGLLRECIAKDAFAVPERLAAAIKALPVTLTAPRPLDEAISSAGGVLFEALDDRLMLRALPGVFCCGEMLDWEAPTGGYLLTACFATGRAAGLGVADWLSEYDCTS from the coding sequence ATGAGCGGCACGAACGAGCGGCGGATCGCAGTGATCGGTGCCGGACCGGCCGGGCTGATGGCGGCGGAGATGCTCGCGGAGCGCGGCTGCGCGGTCGACGTGTATGACGCGATGCCTTCGCCGGGGCGCAAGTTCCTGCTCGCGGGCATCGGCGGGCTGAACCTCACCCATTCGGAGCCGCCCGAGACCTTCGTCACGCGCTACCGCGAACGGCAGTCAGAGCTTACGCCGCTGCTGGGCCGCTTCGGTGCGGCGGAACTGCGCGCGTGGGCCCGGAAACTCGGGATCGAGACCTTCGTCGGCAGCTCGGGACGCGTGTTCCCGACCGAGATGAAGGCAGCACCGCTGCTGCGGGCGTGGCTGCACCGCCTGCGGCAGGCCGGGGTCCGCCTGCACGTGCGGCATCGCTGGCTGGGTTGGGAAGGCGGGGATGAGGATCCGACACGCAGCCTGCGCTTCGCGACACCCGAAGGCGAGTGCCGCATCGCGGCCGACGCGGTGATCCTCGCGCTGGGCGGCGGCAGCTGGGCGAAGCTCGGCTCGAACGGCGCCTGGATGCCCTGGCTCGCGCAGCGTGGCGTGGAGCTCGCCCCCCTGCGCCCGGCGAATTGCGGCTTCGACGTCGGTCACCTGGGCGGCAACGCGGCGCCCGGTTGGAGCGCGCATCTCCTCGACCGCTTCGTCGGCGCGCCGGTGAAATCGGTCGCGGCGCGCGTCACCGATGCCCATGGGGACACGTACGAACGCGCGGGCGAGTGCATGATCTCGGCGACCGGCATCGAGGGGGGGCTGATCTACGCGCTGTCGGCGCCGCTTCGCGACACGATCGAGGCAGCGGGTTCGGCGACGCTGTACCTCGATCTCGCGCCCGGGCGCAGTCTCGAGCGCCTTGCAGGGGAACTCGCACGCCCGCGCGGATCGCGTTCGATGGTAAGCCACCTGCAGAGCAAGGCGGGCATCGAGGGGGTGAAGGCGGGCCTGCTGCGCGAATGCATCGCGAAGGACGCCTTCGCGGTGCCGGAACGCCTCGCCGCCGCGATCAAGGCCCTGCCGGTCACGCTGACCGCGCCGCGCCCGCTCGACGAGGCGATCAGCAGCGCCGGCGGAGTGCTGTTTGAGGCGCTCGACGACAGGCTGATGCTGCGCGCGCTGCCCGGCGTGTTCTGCTGCGGCGAGATGCTCGACTGGGAGGCGCCGACAGGGGGCTACCTGCTCACAGCGTGTTTCGCGACGGGGCGTGCCGCGGGGCTGGGCGTGGCCGACTGGCTCAGCGAGTACGATTGCACAAGCTGA
- a CDS encoding DNA-deoxyinosine glycosylase: MSRLEGFPPIALPHAHTLILGSMPGAASLAAGQYYAHPRNGFWPIVCAVLGLDAARPYAERARLFAERGYALWDVLGACRREGSLDADIEPESMEVNDFAAFFAAHPGIGRVFLNGTAAATLFRRHVAPGLDERIAWLRLPSTSPANASCPYATQLAAWQEIAR, from the coding sequence ATGTCCCGACTCGAAGGTTTCCCGCCGATCGCCCTGCCGCACGCTCACACCCTGATCCTGGGCAGCATGCCGGGCGCGGCCTCGCTCGCGGCGGGGCAGTACTACGCGCATCCGCGCAACGGCTTCTGGCCGATCGTGTGCGCCGTGCTGGGCCTCGACGCGGCGCGGCCTTACGCGGAACGTGCGCGGCTCTTCGCCGAACGCGGCTATGCGCTGTGGGACGTGCTCGGCGCGTGCCGGCGCGAGGGCAGCCTGGACGCCGACATCGAGCCGGAGTCGATGGAAGTGAACGATTTCGCCGCCTTCTTCGCGGCGCATCCGGGGATCGGACGGGTATTCCTCAACGGCACGGCGGCGGCGACACTGTTCCGGCGGCACGTCGCGCCGGGGCTCGACGAGCGCATCGCTTGGCTGCGACTGCCGTCGACGAGCCCGGCGAACGCGTCCTGCCCGTATGCGACGCAGCTTGCGGCGTGGCAGGAGATTGCACGATGA
- a CDS encoding Yip1 family protein produces the protein MNTHNLPKMLYSYSEGWQDLIQVHPTVAKIFTLYVMPMSLIPPVMFLYSMFATPGAVFPELVPPISVGEALAAAVAFYVAELAMVALMASIIQQMGDVVDATPPYSESFILAAVAPTPLWLSALALFIPSAWAAGVVVALAWVASAALIYHGVYPLFKLDDRSKSRLMGSFVLTAGVIAWGALLVVLALAMSMIVGLR, from the coding sequence ATGAACACCCACAACTTACCCAAGATGTTGTACTCGTATTCGGAGGGCTGGCAGGACCTGATCCAGGTGCATCCGACCGTCGCGAAGATCTTCACGCTGTACGTGATGCCGATGTCGCTGATTCCGCCGGTGATGTTCCTGTACTCGATGTTCGCCACGCCGGGAGCGGTATTCCCGGAACTGGTGCCACCGATCAGCGTCGGCGAGGCGCTCGCCGCGGCCGTCGCGTTCTATGTCGCGGAACTGGCGATGGTCGCGCTGATGGCTTCCATCATCCAGCAGATGGGCGATGTCGTCGATGCCACGCCGCCGTACTCCGAGTCCTTCATTCTCGCCGCGGTCGCGCCGACCCCGTTGTGGCTCTCCGCGCTGGCGCTGTTCATCCCCTCCGCGTGGGCGGCCGGGGTCGTCGTCGCGCTCGCGTGGGTCGCCTCGGCGGCGCTGATCTATCACGGCGTCTACCCGCTGTTCAAGCTCGATGACCGGAGCAAGTCGCGTCTGATGGGCTCCTTCGTGCTCACAGCGGGCGTGATCGCCTGGGGCGCCCTGCTGGTCGTACTCGCGCTCGCGATGAGCATGATCGTCGGCCTGCGCTGA